Proteins encoded within one genomic window of Glandiceps talaboti chromosome 3, keGlaTala1.1, whole genome shotgun sequence:
- the LOC144432962 gene encoding sorting nexin-12-like codes for MADDQLNADTRRMDPKKQTLDDAYAAPANFLEIDVCNPETHGFAKKRYTDYEVRMRTNLPVFKLKESSVRRRYSDFEWLRVELERDSKIVVPPLPGKAWKRQLPFRGDDGIFEEDFIEERRQGLEAFINRVAGHPLAQNERCLHMFLQEPVIDKNYVPGKEIPN; via the exons ATGGCGGACGACCAGCTCAATGCCGATACTCGTAGAATGGACCCCAAAAAACAAACCTTAGATGACGCTTACGCGGCACCAGCGAACTTCTTAGAAATTGATGTATGCAATCCAGAAACACACGGTTTTGCTAAAAAGAGATATACAGACTATGAAGTTCGAATGAGG ACAAATTTGCCAGTATTTAAATTGAAAGAATCATCAGTACGAAGGCGATATAGTGATTTTGAATGGTTACGAGTTGAACTAGAAAGAGACAGTAAG ATTGTAGTGCCACCATTACCTGGAAAAGCTTGGAAGAGGCAGCTACCTTTTAGAGGTGATGATGGCATTTTTGAAGAAGATTTTATTGAAGAGCGAAGGCAAGGCCTTGAAGCCTTTATAAATag AGTTGCAGGCCACCCCTTGGCACAAAACGAAAGATGTCTTCATATGTTCCTGCAGGAGCCTGTAATAGACAAAAATTATGTCCCTGGCAAG